The DNA segment TAGGCAAGatctgtagggtttttttgtgttgaagTTGACAGCTATGGATGCACAACCAGCACTTAATATGCTACTAAAGAGGCAGTGTGTTCTAGTAACTGCTCTTTAGCAATAAGAAACAATGTCATTGTACTCTAAAAACACTTGGTGCCAGTACTGTTGTCCTAAAGCTTCCCTTGCTGCCAAGGTATTCCCTTTCACCCCAGTGCTGCATTGCACCAGGCTGCAAAAGGAATCGGGAACTTGATCTGCTCTTCGGAATAAACAGAAGTAACCAGAAAATCTGTGAGCGAAATATTTGAGTTGTATCGGTTCCACAGCCACACCACAGGACCACTTCACAAAACTGGAATACCTTAAGACAACAGTGGTAAATGGGATGCGTGTGGTGTGTCTCTGAAGATGATCTGAGACCTCTGAAGGCAAGGGAGGGATCCCTGATTCGGCAGtagcttctttctgctgcttctccagggaGTGATGTATTGGGGAACAGTGTGTCTCAAGGTTTGGACTCTGTGGAATCCCCAGTGCTGTGCAGATTTTAGGAGGAGTTCTGTGTACCTGGGGGCAGGATTCAGCAGGGGTTCATGGCCGGCAGCATAAGGCTCTTGTCCGGTTTCAGCTTCTTTGAGTCACAGGCAGATACCATGAATTTCTGTAACACAGAGATGACTGTCCAAGTTACTGTGTGCTAGATACCTGCAGAAGTTCAGTGGGAGCCCTTAACTGGCTGGAGCAAGATCCTCTTTACCATCTACTATGATGTATCTTCTGTGCTTGGGACTCTTGAGTTCACAAATGTACTtctgctgcccagagaggctgcgcAGTCTCTttccctggagacattcaaaaccctcCTGGATGcgactctgtgcagcctgccctaGGTgactgctttagcagggggttggactagatgatctccagaggtcccttcccaccccgaCTATTTGGTGTGACTCTGTGATgtccagagatcccttccaaccccgaccATTCTGTGATACAGTCCAACCCTCCCGCTCAGGCATGATCCTTGGTATTCCTTCAGCCATGAAATGCAActtgtgggtatttttttagccacaaaaataattgtttactGAAATTCGCATTGTATGGATAATTGTCTTTACGTACCTGCTGAATCAAAATTCAGATGGaaacagtaataatttttaGGGAGTTAGCTGTGCCTTAATGTACCTCCATCACAATTACATTTGTTGAAGACAGTTTGATTACTGTAACTTACTTTCTTGTTGCATTACAACAGGTAGGAAGAAAGCATGGTTTAATTTGGttccttgttttctgtgttaacAAGTTAATGTTCTCTCCGAAAATACCAAATTTCTAAGGTCAAACATGACCACCAAAGTTGATAAGAGTCAGGCCTTGGTGTGTTAGAGGAATGAAGAGGCTCCCATTCATcctgtttaaatgtttttttgttatCAAGAGGCTCTTCAAAGAAGGTAGTGCAGGCAGGAAGTGTCATGAGTAAATAACATTTTAGCTGCCAGAGTGAAAAGAAGCtggtcctttttttctttcttttttttttttttgggggggggggagtgggggctACTTTGTTATTTGCCATATTaaagagtttttttcctttgttcaaaGATGATATAGATTTGCAATATGTTAGATAACACAATAGAGtgttgttttattaaattttctcagatttgaCAACTCATGTAGTAGCTCTTCTGAacagatttgtttaaattaGCAAAATGAGTTTGTTAATTGgtgataacattttaaaaggctttttaaatgaATTACATTCACTGAGAAAGTGTTGTGTTAGTGTAGTGTTGAGAAATAATACTGCGGTATAAATTGCCTTCTCTGCCGTTGCTGTTGGAAGATGAGGTACATTAACAGTTGGGTTTGAATAGTTTGCTCTAGGCCATACAACTGAAGTAGTCTGCTGGATAATActataataataattaagaaaaagctgCTTATAAATATCATGATTTTATAGctttctgtgtcattttttattacttaGATATAATTGAAATAGGGTGAAAAACTCAATTTGCTGTACATAGTAACATGAATATTACATTTTGTGTATATgcataaaaatacctttttttttgtgtgtgtgcgtttTTACCCTAGATATTGAAGCACAGATTCGAgaaattcaaggaaaaaagcctgCCCTTGATGAAGCACAAGGAGTAGGCCTTGATTCTACAGGATACTATGATCAAGAAATTTATGGTGGCAGTGACAGCAGGTTTGCTGGATATGTCACTTCTATTGCAGCAACTGAATTGGAAGATGTAAgtgattttatatatttgtatatgtaGGGCATGCATTCCAAGTATTTTGGAATTgattttgtgtaatttttaatAGCAGTTGCTAAAGTAAAAGCAGTTACTGATATTTAAAGCCATACAGAAGTAAATATGTCTTATCAGAGAAGCTCTTAAGTTCTAAGTCAGGCTTGTACGTCATTGTGCTTTGAAAGTCATGTAGGCCtaagcagaagacaaaaagtGGTGGCCTGGTACATAATCAGTGTCAGCCTTGAATGGAATAATTAATATTGTTCTGTTGTTGCTGCCAAGATGAAAAATGATGGTGAAAAAGTGTAATAAAACTTGGGCCAACAAACCGAAGTGACTGTTTTAAGGTTTCTATTTCTTTGCATGCGATTTGAGAGCAAATTTTGAGAATTGACTTTTTCACTGTATTATGTTCTCCTTGTGTATCCTGCTTGTAAGATTATGTTAATTTCTAATGTCAAACATTTGATCACATTTTCAGTTGTAGGAGCAGTAAGAGACTACAGTTCTGACCATAAATACATAGGAAACTACAGATTAAACAGAGTGAATGGTATTTTTAAGAGGAATGAAGATTGTTATGTTCAATTTAGTATTAgttaatactgtttttttctagtGATGTATTATGTCATCTGCAGATTTATAAGAATTCCCTAATTAAAAACTTCCATTACAGGATCTCACAAAAATCAGTTCATACTTTTaagagcattttttcttttgggttgcTGTAAATTATTGCACAGAAACTGGCTACTGATGTGAGAAAATAGATTGTGAAAGCATCTAATGCATTCTGAGTACTTATTACTGCTATTGTGATTGAGAAGGTATAGCTAAATTAACATTAATGTATTTCCgaagttttcagtttctgaagctttttctgtAGGGTTATCTACTGAAGTTTTGTTCTATATCTAGCTGACTTTTAAGAAAGAATAGTTTGAATTTCTGCGCACCAGCTTTCCCATACCAACTAAGGAGCTGTATCAGTAGCGCTAATGTGAAATACAGACTTTTTGTGTAACTAGCGTAGACGGTATACTTGATTAAATGTAGCATATTGCAGAATACTTGAGTTTTGTAGAGAAAAAGTAGTCTTTTTAGTCATGTGGGTAGGTTTATCTGTTTTAGCAGTTTGGGAGTAATAAAACAAGCTATATGAAGAAGCTTGCTAAAATTTAGAATTAGCTATTCTATTTgtctgttttcatcttttctttgaCCACAGTATGTTAATTTGACATTAGTTTATCTAAATATAATATTAACACAACAAATTCACCATGTCTTTTTATTGACAGGATGATGATGACTACCCTTCTACCAGTTTGCTTGGCCAGAAGAAGCCAGGGTACCATGCTCCAGTGGCATTGCTTAATGACATACCACAATCTACTGAACAGGTACATCTTAACTGAAGGCACAGTAAAATACTGTTGTAGATATTAAGGGCGAGAAGTGTCAGAGCGTTTTTGAGAGCAGGTCTTGTTTTCTGGATTTACATGCAAGGTGTGTGTAAAGGGatgtggtattttatttttgctttaagcTTGTTACTACTGCAGTTTAGAATTCCACAGGGTGATAACAACTGGTACTTCTGCATGTAAAAGGCAATGTGGGCATATACActaaactattaaaaaatttttttgtagGTCAGATaattcaaaaatgaaaagaactggaaaactTAATGTCTTGGACTGGACAACTGGAAAactaaatgtaaaatttaaaaacatatgaaGTAGCATTAAATCCCCCTGCCAAAAAAGGGGAATGACAGGCAGCATGGCAGGCTTTGGTAACAAATGAATAAACTTAAAATAGCAAAGTTTTGTCAGAAGTTACTTCATAAgaaattctgtgtttaaaaccaaaccaaaattccagtcacagaagtaaaatttaTATTAACGTAGTGTTTTGACGTTCCTGCATAGCTGagattaaaaatagtaatactgaaaacaaatacaggcTTATGGTCACCAGACACTTTTTGTGTTGTTCTTCTCACATATGTGACTAACAGGCTTTTTTCGGTTTTTAGTATGATCCTTTTGCAGAACACCGTCCTCAAAAGATTGCAGATCGGGAAGATGAGTACAAGAAGCACAGGCGGATGATGATAATTTCCCCTGAGCGTCTTGATCCTTTTGCAGATGGTAATTTCTTTTGACTTTTCTATACCCTCTATGAAATTTGTTGTCTGTAATTGTCTTTAGCCCTTTGATTTCTGTTGGCATGCTTATAAacttagttttgttttaaacatccCCTTTTCATAGAGATTTGGTTGAAAACCTAGATGCCATATTCTTCATCTTTATAATACGAATTTTCTTTCCAGGTAGAAGGACAAGAAAATAATGAGCCATTGCCATAGAAACACAAAGGGTTAAaggtttctcttttcattttgttttgggttgtgcATTATACTTTGAACAGCTTGTGTATTGAGTGCTCAAATTCTTTCAGTACCTTGAAAGTTTTCATTCCAAATCATAGATTTACAGGGTTACTGCTTTTGAAATGCTAGTTCTCAAAATAGAGCACCTTATTCTTACCATCCTATGTAAACTTAGGTGGTATagctaaaagaaacaaaagcatataTAAGACTTTGATACTATTAATAGTTCAAGTCTGTTCTGATAATTTTAGAATGCAAGTCAGGAAAAGGGGTATTAGTGGGTCTGACAGAAACTTTCTTCAGGTGAGTGAGTTTCACGTGTGGCAGTAAGGTGCCTGTTGGCTTAAAAATGGTAGCTATTTTGCAGGTTTTACAAATGAGAATTTCAGCCTGCATGAATTAATAGGgatattaattattttacttgCTTAATTGTAATTGATATAAACATGTATTGTCAGCATTCACAGGCCCATACTAACTGTCCTTAATTTCTTTCCTACAGCAGTACTGCTATATGCCAGTCCTGTCTGCATTCTTAAGGGTGCAGTTCAACACATCCTGTGTAGATTATGGTGAAAAAGTATTCCAAAGGAAAGTCCTATCAAAGCTAGTGTCAGAATGACACAGCCAATTGGGCAATGATCTTCAGCATAGAAATGTtaaagaagtttatttttttccctaaattatAATGCTATACCACTTGTATAGCAAACctgcacatttttcttaaagaaaagtgtttttcttgaCAAGTCTCATTTTTATAAAGTTGGGCTTCTTGtaaggtatttaaaagcttaattaaCGCAAGATACACAGCATAAACCAACATATGGTATACAAAACCCATTACCTGTGAGTATCATTGTGGTGGTGTATGTACTGTATTGCATTCAGCTCCCAATCACAGTTGTACCTTGAGAAGACAAGAGGGGGAAAATGTCATCAAACagttttttggggtgttttggtttggtttggtttgattttttaaatgaagcccTTTTACAATATGACACTAGAAGATCTGGGAGACGTGTCCAAATTTGTCAAACTTATAAATGGGTCTATatgataaaacattttgaacatTACTTAGGTATGCAGTAGTTATTTATAGTCAGATTACTAGGATTTAACAGCTTACACAAGGTAATGTTTTGAATATAAATATCTTTCCAAAGTGTTACTAATGGTAAAGAGATAATTTTCTAGGCTTCTATTCTGCTGCTTGAAGTCAGAACTGCTGATGGAGACAAAGGCACGAAAGTGTACGTATTCCGGATTAGCAACCCAGGAACCCATCACTTCTGAAGACTCTTAACTGTGTTGTCATTTTATCATTTATATcggctttaaaatatttgtttgaaaCTGCAGTAGTTATGTTTGTGTTCAAACAGGTTAAATTGATCAGCAAACTGAATAAACGTAAGatacatgtaatttttaaaattttcaatcaaaaagtaaaattaaatgatCATGGAATAATATAATATTAGAGCAGGACAATAGAAAAAGTCAGCGGTTTCTGCTTATCCTGTACTCATTGTGCTCTATTCCTGTTGCTGTTCTCTTCTGCAGGAGGGAAGACACCAGATCCTAAAATGAATGCCAGAACATACATGGATGTTATGCGCGAACAGCATTTAACAAAGGAAGAGGTGTGTGGAGGGGAGGGTTTTCCACTTgaagtttgtttcattttacagcCTTTGAAAGCGTGTTATAAGGAAGGGAGAATGGAAGTTCTGTTgactttttttgtcttaatgagtccttttctttggaaaatccTGTTCTTTGTGTGTTGAAAGTTAGTAGAATTTAAAGATGAAAGTTTCGAAAAAACATGCATTCTATACAGTACCTAAACAATGGAGGGAGAAATAGTCTCAATGTATTTtagtctggattttttttatatcacgtggaatttttgttaattttttttcagaggatgAAAGACAAAAGCTAACGGTCACTGAGAGGTATTTAGTGTCAgaggtgtttgtttttgtgagCTCTGTGTAAAGGGAGTCCAGGGAGGTTTTAAAGGGCTTTTGTTGAAGCACTGAAAACAGATATTGCAGTACTAAGAACTGGTGCAAgattgacattttattttaaatactaaaagaaaaaaaaaaaaagtag comes from the Falco peregrinus isolate bFalPer1 chromosome 8, bFalPer1.pri, whole genome shotgun sequence genome and includes:
- the SF3B1 gene encoding splicing factor 3B subunit 1 isoform X3 translates to MAKIAKTHEDIEAQIREIQGKKPALDEAQGVGLDSTGYYDQEIYGGSDSRFAGYVTSIAATELEDDDDDYPSTSLLGQKKPGYHAPVALLNDIPQSTEQYDPFAEHRPQKIADREDEYKKHRRMMIISPERLDPFADGFYSAA